One Leishmania panamensis strain MHOM/PA/94/PSC-1 chromosome 24 sequence genomic region harbors:
- a CDS encoding replication factor C, subunit 1, putative (TriTrypDB/GeneDB-style sysID: LpmP.24.0970) — protein MVTMSASSAADAAHPVTSRNELWADKYKPRSIAEMCYPVCANKLKAWLENFTPIGSPGDDPKKPHGVLLSGSPGVGKTTTVYVVARELGRTVVEYNASDFRSRKSLRENVSDLINNRAFSARATSYTTVVLLMDEVDGCDIGGVGEVIEMLKSTRIPILCTCNDRWHPKLRSLLNYVEDMRFSHPPCNVVANYLCDRVLAREGISLSKPLLQDIIKTSGSDIRSMLNNLQLWCLRRISLEQRQLAECAAQSTKDSDAGLFDAAEYFLLQGTSRGERHSIAEMQARYYNADLVDMFVQENYLHYNPQLVDGRDWMEAVSQAATSISRADAAQRIMYYEQNWSVSRFHVLSSSIAPCVYTRGKYETFMTGQQKFFDMQRPVKFPTWLGHNSSANKNRRLLRCVAMQASHPAKGVSGNQEDVVADYMPHGWERPLTVPLATKGKDGIADVIASMDQYNLMRDDWDLVQTLPHYKHMQSPSSMAPPVNIITAVKAAFTREFNKTHRFDSFAKSALKRGDEETQEDEEGGQGTGAGGNRKAGKVAMAGVTVVSVTGNGAAVTKKKGKVAAGAATISTTAAATRKPRAKKSTPADGAARTIAKKAPKSSTRVKAKASPATTNAKQKRARATSSESEESMSSLSSASSSSAPSSSSSSSSSSSDTSDSE, from the coding sequence ATGGTGACGATGTCTGCATCGTCGGCGGCTGATGCGGCGCACCCCGTGACGAGTCGCAACGAGCTATGGGCAGACAAGTACAAGCCACGCTCCATTGCTGAGATGTGCTACCCGGTCTGTGCGAACAAGCTGAAGGCGTGGCTGGAGAACTTCACACCTATCGGCAGCCCCGGCGATGACCCAAAGAAGCCGCATGGTGTGCTCCTGTCCGGTTCTCCAGGCGTGGGTAAGACGACGACAGTGTACGTGGTGGCACGGGAGCTCGGCCGAACAGTTGTGGAGTACAACGCAAGCGACTTCCGCAGCCGCAAGTCGCTCAGGGAAAACGTGTCGGACCTCATCAACAACCGTGCGTTTTCCGCGAGAGCCACATCGTACACAACTGTGGTGTTGTTAATGGACGAGGTGGACGGCTGCGACATTGGAGGTGTCGGCGAGGTGATTGAGATGCTCAAGTCCACCCGCATCCCGATCCTGTGCACCTGTAACGATCGCTGGCACCCCAAActgcgctcgctgctcaACTACGTGGAGGACATGCGCTTTAGCCACCCGCCGTGCAATGTTGTGGCGAACTACCTGTGTGACCGTGTCCTGGCGCGCGAAGGTATTTCGTTATCCAAGCCGCTCCTGCAAGATATCATCAAGACCTCCGGAAGCGATATCCGCAGCATGCTCAACAATCTGCAGCTCTGGTGTCTGAGACGCATCTcgctcgagcagcggcagcttgcTGAGTGCGCCGCGCAGTCAACGAAGGACAGCGATGCCGGCCTCTTCGATGCCGCTGAGTACTTCTTGCTGCAGGGCACGTCGCGTGGAGAGCGGCACTCCATCGCTGAGATGCAGGCCCGCTACTACAACGCCGACCTAGTGGACATGTTTGTGCAGGAGAACTATCTGCACTACAACCCGCAGCTGGTGGATGGGCGGGATTGGATGGAAGCCGTCTCGCAGGCCGCCACGTCGATCTCGCGCGcggacgcggcgcagcgcattATGTACTATGAACAAAATTGGTCCGTATCCCGCTTCCACGTCCTGTCCTCCAGCATTGCCCCGTGTGTGTACACGCGCGGCAAGTACGAAACCTTCATGACAGGGCAGCAGAAGTTCTTCGACATGCAGCGGCCCGTGAAGTTCCCGACGTGGCTCGGGCACAACTCCTCCGCAAACAAGAACCGCCGTCTGCTGCGCTGTGTCGCCATGCAGGCGTCACACCCGGCGAAGGGTGTGTCGGGAAATCAGGAGGACGTGGTAGCGGACTACATGCCGCACGGCTGGGAGCGTCCActgacggtgccgctggcaACGAAAGGGAAGGACGGCATCGCCGACGTCATCGCCTCTATGGATCAGTACAACCTCATGCGCGATGACTGGGACCTCGTGCAAACGCTGCCGCACTACAAGCACATGCAGTCGCCCAGCTCCatggcgccgccggtgaACATCATCACCGCCGTCAAGGCCGCCTTCACACGTGAGTTCAACAAGACGCACCGCTTTGACAGCTTCGCGAAGAGTGCGCTAAAGCGCGGCGATGAGGAGACAcaagaagacgaagagggcgGACAGGGAaccggcgccggtggcaaTCGCAAAGCTGGGAAGGTAGCCATGGCCGGTGTAACAGTCGTGAGCGTCACGGGCAatggcgctgccgtcacgaagaagaaaggcaaagtggctgctggcgctgccaccatctCTACGACGGCAGCCGCGACACGCAAGCCACGGGCCAAGAAGAGCACTCCGGCTGATGGTGCTGCCAGAACGATTGCAAAGAAGGCGCCGAAGAGCTCGACGCGGGTGAAAGCCAAGGCATCACCGGCGACAACAAACGCGAAGCaaaagcgcgcgcgcgcgacttCCTcggagagtgaggagagcaTGTCGTCATTATCctcggcgtcctcctcgtctgcaCCCTcttcgagcagcagcagcagcagcagcagcagtgatacCTCCGACAGTGAgtaa
- a CDS encoding hypothetical protein (TriTrypDB/GeneDB-style sysID: LpmP.24.0980), with protein sequence MKKQDDLVETYTVVARPYMRSGTERAWVHHFPLYSHPMFRAALRNEEAVRNAFLEQSDRIDPLALDSALDHMVTQLMAQHLDQHEAKGSTPLNTSRKDLIVTDSQLHALLAEPTHAAPLPSRPQQPSSVLQPITPETIGALAPGAAQASSSPGLQGQFIPNQYCHTTYPPLHSYSDVRHRVAPPLRTQAGPLSGATSVLSSNKQDALKVVSVDALQQSALRNGEHVPNQSALRLPPLSASTTLTDSGEAKAKNAEIGASGNTTTPQHRPMASLYSLLPSLTASPGLKTSSVLLGTATSLRPSQSSLSFCEMDRRPGIGTGPVAQQSVDAQQLHRVPDAVFAAMDVYMDGNSCCIRRRHRVLTPNGNKDMSLPVNLSSLPGGRASAVGGSCFVFGCGSRITSISPTYIAAAQNKLPAPPPPRTAAEAKARCILEGQRRKQRLHGQQQHLGPDSYFLTGGGDAAQRSSSFAGPHGDPVTLPTEPLRSRHRKQSDSRHFNSAHSAVLPVAPPVTCSSIAVPRTASSPPSDLQTSLLFTLHDIAGESVYTQAVSSANRFANLRLC encoded by the coding sequence ATGAAGAAGCAGGACGACTTGGTTGAAACCTACACCGTGGTGGCACGGCCGTACATGAGAAGCGGCACCGAAAGAGCATGGGTGCACCACTTCCCTCTCTACTCACACCCCATGTTtcgcgccgcgctgcgcaaCGAAGAGGCAGTACGGAACGCCTTCCTGGAACAGTCTGACCGCATAGATCCACTGGCGCTCGACTCGGCTCTCGATCACATGGTGACACAGCTCATGGCGCAGCACCTGGATCAGCACGAGGCCAAAGGGAGTACACCTCTCAACACTTCAAGGAAAGATCTCATTGTCACCGATAGTCAGCTGCATGCGCTTCTCGCCGAacccacacacgctgcaCCACTACCATCGCGACCGCAACAACCGTCGTCGGTGCTTCAGCCTATCACACCAGAGACAATCGGGGCTCTCGCCCCAGGTGCTGCCCAGGCGTCCTCGTCACCAGGACTACAAGGGCAGTTCATCCCGAATCAGTACTGCCACACCACCTACCCTCCGCTGCATTCCTACAGTGATGTCAGGCACCGCGTGGCGCCACCGTTGCGCACTCAAGCTGGGCCCCTCAGCGGTGCAACCTCGGTTCTGAGCAGCAACAAGCAAGACGCGCTCAAAGTTGTGTCGGTTGATGCCCTTCAGCAATCTGCTCTGAGAAATGGAGAGCACGTCCCCAACCAatcagcgctgcggctgccgcctctgtctGCAAGTACAACACTGACGGATTCGGGTGAGGCAAAGGCCAAGAATGCTGAGATCGGCGCCAGCGGGAACACTACAACGCCGCAACATCGACCTATGGCATCGCTCTACTCCCTACTCCCGTCTCTGACGGCTTCACCAGGGCTGAAGACGTCGTCGGTGCTTCTCGGCACCGCCACTTCTCTGAGGCCGTCACAGTCTTCGCTTTCGTTTTGCGAAATGGACCGTCGGCCAGGCATCGGCACCGGACCagtcgcgcagcagtcggtggacgcgcagcagctgcaccgagTCCCTGACGCGGTCTTTGCCGCCATGGACGTCTACATGGACGgcaacagctgctgcatccgGCGGCGACACCGCGTGCTAACGCCGAATGGAAACAAAGATATGTCACTGCCAGTGAATCTGAGCTCTCTGCCTGGAGGCAGAGCTAGTGCTGTAGGAGGCTCCTGCTTCGTCTTCGGATGTGGCAGCAGAATTACGAGTATCAGCCCCACGTACATCGCTGCCGCTCAGAACAAGCTTCccgccccaccgccgccacgcaccgccgcggaggcgaAAGCCCGCTGCATCCTTGAGGGCCAGCGGCGaaagcagcggctgcacggccagcagcagcaccttggACCCGACTCCTATTTTCTGacaggtggtggcgacgccgcgcagcgcagctcctcctttgcCGGGCCTCATGGCGACCCTGTCACGCTACCAACTGAACCACTCAGATCGCGACACAGAAAACAGTCCGACTCAAGGCACTTCAACAGTGCACATTCGGCGGTGCTACCTGTCGCTCCCCCCGTGACTTGCAGCTCCATTGCTGTGCCTAGGACCGCTTCATCGCCACCATCTGACTTGCAGACTTCGCTCCTTTTCACTCTTCATGACATTGCAGGTGAGTCCGTGTACACGCAAGCCGTCAGCTCGGCGAACCGCTTTGCCAACTTGCGGCTTTGCTAA
- a CDS encoding hypothetical protein (TriTrypDB/GeneDB-style sysID: LpmP.24.0990), which yields MSTTAGARKKGKKGLSIDEKAILVERWIAAHPKPYTLKELQQLIPKHTPVIYQSVEECVQLLVAEGRIEEDRVGVSTLLWKFPPTATQLKNKSSQQPGRNRGLGSSSASSAAASGCPTSCTELLRRLTARGAAAQLQKVSAETIERWCMLTPDAQLREWRDVLRAENDRTMASLAEEQERLGFLDGSGNVNQDSEDAPAGEAAVLSELAHLQQLAQQKAQLLAAHKNISSRQVLPELLDQLDRASSIALEAANRWTDNYYLAEEEVVAKASFGGSRRDIRAALQLPLELSYLSDESDAESNVIDGHERPGVDSHSRSHLQCTPAHGTPPQPSLPPQHGSNRCGTGRPPSTQEKQTLITASSGDTAFPAAHANVRGDDLAPAAGAPPPAPDTETTAPLSRSAKVKTTQAAKPLSAKRSTGKRARSRRVTL from the coding sequence ATGTCGACCACTGCCGGCGCTAGAAAGAAAGGCAAGAAGGGTCTCTCCATAGACGAGAAGGCCATCCTCGTTGAGAGATGGATCGCGGCCCACCCGAAGCCCTACACTCTGAAAGAGCTGCAGCAACTGATCCCGAAGCACACACCCGTCATCTACCAAAGCGTTGAGGAGTGTGTGCAGCTGTTGGTCGCTGAGGGGCGCATTGAGGAGGATCGCGTCGGTGTGAGTACGCTGCTCTGGAAGTTCCCACCAACAGCAACACAGCTGAAAAACAAATCAAGTCAGCAACCTGGAAGAAACCGCGGACTGGGTAGCAGCTCtgcaagcagcgcagcagcatctggGTGTCCTACGTCGTGCACGGAATTGTTGCGGCGCTTGACCGCCagaggcgcggcggcgcagctacAGAAGGTATCCGCAGAGACGATAGAGCGTTGGTGCATGTTGACACCTGATGCACAGCTGCGCGAATGGCGTGACGTGCTCCGCGCAGAAAATGATCGTACAATGGCATCTCTTGCTGAAGAACAAGAGCGGCTGGGCTTTCTTGATGGCAGTGGCAACGTCAATCAAGACAGCGAAGACGCGCCAGccggcgaggcagccgtgcTTTCGGAGCTTGCACACCTTCAGCAACTTGCACAGCAGAAAGCTCAGCTGCTTGCGGCGCACAAGAACATCTCCTCTCGACAAGTGCTGCCTGAGCTGCTGGACCAGCTGGACCGTGCTTCCTCAATTGCGCTTGAAGCCGCGAACAGGTGGACGGACAACTACTACCTTGCCGAAGAAGAGGTAGTGGCGAAGGCGAGCTTTggtggcagccgccgcgacattcgggcggcgctgcagcttccgCTGGAGCTGAGCTACCTTTCCGACGAGAGTGACGCAGAGTCAAACGTCATAGACGGCCATGAGCGTCCAGGGGTCGACAGCCACAGCAGGTCTCATCTGCAATGTACCCCAGCGCATGGCACGCCTCCGCAGCCATCCCTACCTCCGCAGCACGGAAGTAATCGGTGCGGCACTGGCAGACCACCTTCAACCCAGGAGAAACAGACACTCATAACGGCGTCTTCTGGTGACACCGCCTTTCCGGCAGCGCACGCCAACGTCAGAGGCGACGACCTTGCGCCGGCAGCaggtgcaccaccgccggctcCAGACACAGAGACCACTGCGCCATTGTCCAGATCTGCGAAGGTGAAGACGACGCAAGCTGCCAAGCCACTCTCGGCGAAACGCAGTACAGGCAAGCGTGCTCGCTCACGGCGTGTGACATTGTAG
- a CDS encoding hypothetical protein (TriTrypDB/GeneDB-style sysID: LpmP.24.1000), with protein MSETSSLELSRTLKQRILAASSVLRLSPNAFLARLLSQHYNTLGGLPRDLLRYIFTFLDYSTISAILTRVCRIWQDYVVEDPLHFFARLRQMHGIHLLDPVHGLFYFPRALKRVVIESKAGASSPPPAVVAAVSSSSTGSGNPATAASLGADDTRRGLIPVVSSRANALSRETQQQDAGGAQVVPASSFLTVDIRTQNTKSLPWCYARETVQWAIEGERMAYGEVRTPGLQQTEDPVWSQAATVAYDRRIYMFGGETYEGVVLDRAYEYDPMTKHWGVLPALSEKRAAASAVAYRGYIFVFGGYNAEVGVLETYEVLELETRTWISQTYPPQCFYKRQQQQNPRCQQTSMLSDAAAAAKVMRQGKTVIHEDSNDHVRITSCSSEAAASSMTWPFSVVQPPERMGSGRRSAVSTQYRMPEKVCGTAVTVHRDVFLFAGGHQSCIAPEQTAVSYSAVNSATTTPMLPVPGGVGDGAGSDIASSTASTSAVNTPQRLPRVGSISVADQPMAESFVWIFCPRTGRWWTQGPRLPSPRAFGAMTVLELPILGPCLCYFGGCAKADTPETAMLYIPLCTAAETRALADAEAQGSIDKVARRSPDASFPSNAVADKVKKKRQEGTGGECFDKAKSPITTPTTTVAGARPRRTAATLTRAEDGAKGGLLRETVGTRGVARKGYRGARTEPAAAVGSDAVIQADLPCTERGTAEAASSTTAGGCRGSPSCRRRTAYEPLQSTSTARTPPKHLHRKGVECLGGVSRLVTDADAGGAFRRSGGNDEGAVLPDKEADMMIWRCFRNPNQLPWQRYVRIPIGGAFTSVVVLGAQHSRSLVLTGFYPAPNIGFCKVNHLLPLDAFLPLLGALSPPLITRIDTEQPPPTDQGTTAAHVQGNTPAAPASSPPTAAGSPLGVVRVAADSPSFPVLPLDPNLQNEATVAVNHWHQEREWNHHQRREIREMVRSAAHAATMRHPRNPQTAGEEHKWSLAPVPEVRVVSRTGPSLLRVSWKVQTLNAKVIVGIE; from the coding sequence ATGTCGGAGACATCCTCGCTCGAGCTGTCGAGGACGCTCAAGCAGCGCATCCTCGCTGCATCGTCAGTGCTGCGCCTTTCCCCTAACGCCTTTCTAGCTCGTCTCCTCTCGCAGCACTACAACACCCTCGGTGGCCTCCCACGCGATCTACTGCGCTACATCTTTACCTTCCTTGACTACTCCACCATATCCGCTATTCTCACGCGCGTCTGCCGCATCTGGCAGGACTACGTGGTTGAGGATCCGCTGCATTTCTTCGCTCGTCTGCGTCAGATGCACGGCATCCATCTCCTCGACCCAGTGCACGGCCTCTTCTACTTCCCGAGGGCACTTAAGCGGGTGGTTATCGAGTCCAAGGCAGGTGCGTCTTCGCCTCCGCCCGCAGTCGTGGCTGCTGTGTCATCCTCCAGCACCGGATCAGGCAAtcctgctactgctgcttcgtTGGGAGCCGATGACACACGGCGGGGGCTCATTCCAGTCGTGAGTAGTCGTGCCAACGCGCTCAGCCGGGAgactcagcagcaggacgCAGGCGGCGCCCAAGTCGTCccagcctcctccttcctaACGGTCGACATCCGCACCCAGAACACCAagtcgctgccgtggtgctACGCGCGTGAGACGGTGCAGTGGGCCATTGAGGGAGAGCGGATGGCTTACGGCGAGGTCCGCACACCTGGCCTGCAGCAGACGGAAGACCCGGTGTGGTCTCAGGCAGCTACCGTCGCCTATGATCGCCGCATCTACATGTTTGGCGGAGAGACGTACGAAGGCGTCGTTCTCGACCGCGCGTACGAGTATGACCCAATGACGAAGCACTGGGGGGTGCTGCCAGCACTCAGCGAAAAgcgggcggcagcgagcgctGTGGCGTACAGGGGCTATATCTTTGTGTTTGGCGGCTACAATGCGGAGGTAGGTGTGCTGGAGACGTACGAGGTGCTGGAACTGGAGACGCGCACGTGGATCTCGCAGACATACCCACCGCAGTGCTTCTACAagcgacaacagcagcaaaacCCGCGGTGCCAGCAGACTTCAATGCTATCggatgccgcggctgccgcaaAGGTGATGCGCCAAGGTAAGACGGTCATTCATGAGGACAGCAACGACCACGTCCGAATAACCTCCTGCTCctcagaggcggcagcatcCAGCATGACATGGCCATTTTCGGTAGTGCAGCCTCCAGAGCGGATGGGCTCCGGTCGTCGATCGGCGGTGTCGACTCAATACCGAATGCCGGAGAAGGTCTGTGGCACAGCGGTCACAGTGCACCGGGATGTCTTTCTATTCGCCGGGGGCCATCAGAGCTGCATCGCACCGGAGCAGACTGCTGTGAGCTACTCGGCGGTAAACAGCGCGACGACCACACCCATGCTACCCGTGCCTGGCGGggtcggcgatggcgcaggtAGCGACATTGCATCCTCAACGGCGAGCACCAGCGCGGTGAACAccccgcagcgcctgccgcgcGTTGGGTCGATCAGCGTAGCTGACCAACCCATGGCCGAGTCGTTTGTGTGGATCTTCTGTCCCCGAACGGGACGGTGGTGGACTCAAGGCCCGCGCTTGCCCTCGCCGCGCGCGTTCGGTGCCATGACAGTGCTCGAGCTACCCATACTTGGCCCGTGCTTATGCTACTTCGGCGGCTGTGCCAAGGCCGATACGCCGGAGACAGCGATGCTCTACATCCCGCtgtgcaccgccgcggagACACGTGCACTCGCTGACGCTGAGGCGCAGGGCAGCATCGACAAAGTCGCTAGGAGGTCACCCGatgcctcttttccttcgaaCGCGGTCGCTGAcaaggtgaagaagaagaggcaggaGGGTACGGGTGGGGAATGTTTCGACAAGGCAAAGTCGCCCATCACcactcccaccaccaccgttgcGGGAGCGCGTCCGCGGCGAACTGCTGCTACATTAACGAGAGCGGAGGACGGGGCTAAAGGTGGACTGTTGCGAGAGACAGTGGGAACACGGGGTGTAGCGCGCAAAGGCTACAGAGGTGCTCGAACAGAgccagctgcggctgtggggaGCGATGCCGTTATCCAGGCTGATCTGCCGTGTACAGAGCGCGGTACAGCAGAAGCGGCCTCCAGTACCACCGCCGGTGGGTGCAGAGGTAGCCCCAgttgtcgccgccgcacagCGTACGAGCCGCTGCAATCCACCTCAACCGCACGCACTCCACCCAAGCATCTTCACCGCAAAGGGGTGGAGTGCTTGGGCGGCGTCAGTCGGCTGGTGACTGACGCAGACGCCGGCGGTGCCTTTAGGAGGAGCGGTGGCAACGATGAAGGCGCCGTCTTGCCTGACAAGGAGGCGGACATGATGATATGGAGGTGCTTCCGCAACCCGAACCAGCTGCCGTGGCAACGGTACGTGCGCATCCCCATCGGTGGGGCCTTCACCTCCGTCGTTGTCCTCGGCGCCCAGCACTCCCGCTCGTTGGTGCTTACCGGCTTCTACCCTGCACCGAACATCGGTTTCTGCAAAGTGAACCACCTTCTCCCGCTCGACGCCTTCCTCCCGCTTCTGGGTGCACTCTCACCGCCGCTAATCACACGGATAGACACGGAGCAGCCTCCGCCAACTGACCAAGGTACGActgctgcgcatgtgcaggGCAAcaccccagcagcaccggcgtcgtcgccgcctACTGCGGCTGGTTCGCCGCTGGGAGTCGTCAGGGTAGCAGCGgactctccctccttcccagTGCTACCATTGGACCCCAACCTGCAGAACGAGGCAACTGTGGCTGTCAATCATTGGCACCAAGAGCGAGAATGgaaccaccaccagcggcgagAGATACGGGAGATGGTGCGCTCCGCCGCGCATGCCGCGACGATGCGGCACCCACGAAATCCACAGACGGCAGGCGAAGAGCACAAGTGGAGTCTCGCACCGGTGCCGGAGGTGCGCGTCGTTAGCCGCACCGGACCCTCGCTCCTGCGCGTCTCGTGGAAGGTGCAGACGCTCAATGCAAAGGTGATTGTCGGCATTGAATAG
- a CDS encoding dynein light chain, putative (TriTrypDB/GeneDB-style sysID: LpmP.24.1010), with amino-acid sequence MASATSIKEAIVRFEESEYRRRLAGVPEAAQESVPRVVAAQEAKVLLIGMLPPIAKMDKEISTLKECVHLGLSTNAIEKIGPGLKELKNLKVLSLGRNSIRKLEQLDLPQLEQLWASYNKIDKLTGLDKLKSLRVLYLSNNLINSWTEIDRLANQCPELVDVLFLNNPICNSAASNQEYRYMMLQRLPKLTRLDGVPVDPEEKEEADRRR; translated from the coding sequence ATGGCGTCGGCGACAAGCATCAAGGAAGCCATTGTGCGCTTCGAAGAGAGCGAGTATCGACGGCGGCTCGCAGGGGTGCCGGAAGCGGCGCAGGAAAGCGTACCGCGAGTTGTCGCGGCACAGGAGGCGAAGGTGCTGCTCATTGGCATGTTGCCCCCCATTGCCAAGATGGACAAGGAGATCTCGACGCTGAAGGAATGTGTGCATCTCGGGCTGAGCACCAACGCCATCGAGAAGATAGGCCCTGGCTTGAAGGAACTCAAGAACCTAAAGGTGTTGTCTCTGGGCCGCAACAGCATCCGCAAGCTCGAGCAGCTCGACCTGCCGCAGTTGGAGCAGCTCTGGGCCTCGTATAACAAAATTGACAAGCTGACCGGGCTAGACAAGCTGAAGAGCCTTCGAGTGCTGTATCTGAGCAACAACCTCATCAACAGCTGGACAGAGATTGACCGTCTAGCGAACCAGTGCCCCGAGCTGGTCGATGTTCTCTTCCTCAATAACCCCATCTGCAACAGTGCAGCAAGTAATCAGGAATACCGCTACAtgatgctgcagcgcctgccaAAGTTGACACGGCTGGATGGCGTGCCTGTTGACccagaggagaaagaggaggcggaccgccgccgctaa